From the Pelecanus crispus isolate bPelCri1 chromosome W, bPelCri1.pri, whole genome shotgun sequence genome, one window contains:
- the LOC142596548 gene encoding adropin-like, which translates to MGAALSTGAVVAISFNCVIALLILILFLILCKACRTPSCPKKSPASDVDEARNEEKYLLQP; encoded by the coding sequence ATGGGGGCTGCTCTCTCCACTGGAGCGGTTGTGGCGATTTCTTTTAACTGTGTCATTGCGTTGctcatcctcatcctctttCTCATCCTCTGCAAGGCCTGCAGGACCCCGTCGTGCCCCAAGAAGAGCCCAGCTTCTGATGTGGATGAGGCAAGGAACGAAGAGAAgtacctgctgcagccctga